The following are encoded together in the Labrus mixtus chromosome 2, fLabMix1.1, whole genome shotgun sequence genome:
- the LOC132994592 gene encoding UTP--glucose-1-phosphate uridylyltransferase-like — MSLTVADEVALQRSAHWKASRALANQKESRRVTDVRLVLFQISRKDFDGFKKLFHRFLQVKGPSVDWARINRPPEDSIQPYERIRSKGLPDNISASLNKLAVVKLNGGLGTSMGCKGPKSLISVRNENTFLDLTVQQIEHLNKTFNADVPLVLMNSFNTDDDTKKILQKYKHHRVNIHTFNQSRYPRINKESLLPVAKNTGLSGENSEAWYPPGHGDIYTSFHNCGLLDKLIAEGKEYIFVSNIDNLGATVDLFILHHLMSQPADRRCEFIMEVTDKTRADVKGGTLIQYEDHLRLLEIAQVPKAHVDEFKSVTKFKIFNTNNLWISLPAIKRLQEKNAMDLEIIVNPKTLDGGLNVIQLETAVGAAIKSFNNAMGVNVPRSRFLPVKTSSDLLLVMSNLYSLDAGSLTMSKKREFPTTPHVKLGSSFTKVQEFLHRFESIPDMLELDHLTVSGDVTFGKNVSLKGTVIIIANHGDRIDIPAGAMLENKIVSGNLRILDH; from the exons ATGTCTCTGACTGTAGCGG ATGAGGTAGCCCTGCAGCGTTCGGCCCACTGGAAGGCTTCCAGAgcgctggccaatcagaaggaA TCACGACGTGTCACTGATGTTCGGCTTGTTCTGTTTCAGATCTCCAGAAAAGACTTTGATGGATTCAAGAAGCTCTTCCACAGATTTCTGCAGGTCAAAGGTCCCTCGGTCGACTGGGCCAGAATCAACCGACCGCCGGAGGACTCG ATTCAGCCGTATGAAAGGATCAGGTCGAAGGGTCTCCCCGACAACATCAGTGCCAGCCTCAACAAGTTGGCTGTGGTCAAACTGAACGGGGGTCTGGGAACCAGCATGGGCTGTAAGGGTCCGAAGAGTCTGATCAGCGTCCGCAACGAGAACACCTTCCTGGACCTGACGGTGCAGCAGATCGAG cATCTGAACAAAACTTTCAACGCCGACGTGCCGCTCGTCCTCATGAACTCCTTCAACACCGACGACGACACCAAGAAGATCctgcagaaatacaaacacCACCGAGTCAACATCCACACCTTCAACCAgagcag GTATCCGAGGATCAATAAAGAGTCTCTGCTGCCGGTCGCTAAAAACACGGGCCTGAGCGGAGAGAACTCGGAGGCGTGGTACCCGCCGGGTCACGGAGACATCTACACCAGCTTCCATAACTGCGGCCTGCTGGACAAACTGATCGCCGAGGGGAAGGAGTACATCTTCGTGTCCAACATCGACAACTTGGGCGCCACCGTGGACCTCTTCATCCTGCACCACCTGATGAGCCAGCCGGCCGACAGACGCTGCGAGTTCATCATGGAGGTCACCGACAAGACCCGCGCCGACGTCAAG GGCGGGACTCTGATCCAGTACGAGGACCACCTGAGGCTGCTGGAGATCGCTCAGGTTCCGAAGGCGCACGTCGACGAGTTCAAGTCGGTCACCAAGTTCAAGATCTTCAACACCAACAACCTGTGGATCTCTCTGCCCGCCATCAAGCGGCTGCAGGAGAAGAACGCCATGGACCTGGAGATCATCGTCAACCCCAAG ACGCTGGACGGCGGTTTGAACGTCATCCAGCTGGAGACGGCGGTGGGCGCCGCCATCAAGAGCTTCAACAACGCCATGGGGGTGAATGTGCCGCGTAGCCGCTTCCTGCCGGTGAAGACGTCATCCGACCTTCTGCTGGTGATGTCCAACCTGTACAGCCTGGACGCCGGCTCACTCACCATGAGCAAGAAGAGGGAGTTCCCCACCACGCCGCACGTCAAGctgggcagctccttcaccAAG GTTCAGGAGTTTCTGCACCGGTTTGAGAGCATCCCCGACATGTTGGAGCTCGACCACCTCACCGTGTCCGGAGACGTCACCTTCGGGAAGAACGTCTCTCTGAAG GGAACCGTCATCATCATAGCGAATCACGGAGACCGGATCGATATCCCCGCCGGAGCGATGCTGGAGAACAAGATCGTTTCAGGAAACCTGCGGATCCTCGACCACTGA